Proteins encoded together in one Coffea arabica cultivar ET-39 chromosome 2c, Coffea Arabica ET-39 HiFi, whole genome shotgun sequence window:
- the LOC113727520 gene encoding uncharacterized protein, producing MPRKRKLKEFHEKGQQRTRRGEEDQDITKPKRPIHPFILFRKQHFENLKGQNGAGVCGSKGNASAKQAWEKLSEAEKAQLMNKYKEDLQIYKESIEKLGKSTSFDRAKREITIRSSPCQLLKLVSKLDDIKKEAIREIGFGGLLEIQCHSMPSCLLTWLIQHFNPSQCHIQLDGGQILQVTARDVEITLGIPGNGPIPKEDEDASEEEVDIIPRRYKWIDLLEELISMESGEEFKKKFVIFVCGCLLAPSKRAEHTTKLWRCLHSVEEIRNMNWAEYVRIKLCSQLQDFQLKRRKYVGGCIFFLMVFYLDRVSILNHHVPRTMPRVKAWTDSVIQERINIEMNTHRQYGFGKVEAQFDDNVNTCHDVVDLRDELFVRLANSGFVDVAAVLAAISNIPLTFQSRVVNVGELLCGKSSTAVHHDCSRSEDILLNGNRRSKLTVGVKRARAGKSLVQQQSFNQFENENDLGVQKWVNNNLDTEIPFKETAEDVLTFIPEGGEEEEEEEDLTFTEKSSQKNGEDLRKHELRLLGDLPVHVQEILGEDASLPNAEATVYAPVPTDDGVNLSALKTHQMDLQVGNNQEIEVSVKSPLTVESSPTEIIGVVDKIDAVELIEEKKNNLQSVMDFVMLEWKDFEGHVKMIQNSISGFFGELESGETDLKPVQESASKNSEELISRRKWVEKRFKKLDEKEKLILELLQKVELAQNKFATIRNFVGEKLENIAFQG from the exons ATGCCAcgcaaaagaaagctaaaggAATTTCATGAAAAAGGTCAACAGAGGACTAGAAGGGGAGAGGAAGACCAAGATATCACCAAGCCCAAGCGACCAATCCATCCATTTATTCTGTTTAG GAAGCAGCATTTTGAGAATCTCAAAGGTCAAAATGGAGCTGGAGTTTGCGGTAGCAAG GGGAATGCAAGTGCCAAACAAGCATGGGAAAAACTTAGTGAGGCTGAGAAGGCACAATTGATGAATAAATATAAAGAGGACTTGCAGATTTACAAAGAAAGCATCGAAAAACTAGGCAAGAGtaccagttttgacagagccaAGCGA GAAATTACCATCCGATCCTCACCATGCCAGTTGTTGAAACTGGTTTCTAAACTAGATGACATCAAAAAGGAAGCAATCAGAGAGATAGGTTTTGGTGGCCTATTAGAGATACAATGCCATTCAATGCCATCCTGTTTGCTTACATGGTTGATCCAACATTTCAATCCCTCCCAATGCCATATTCAGTTGGATGGAGGACAGATCCTACAGGTCACAGCGCGTGATGTAGAAATCACACTAGGGATTCCCGGTAATGGGCCGATTCCAAAAGAAGATGAGGATGCATCAGAAGAGGAGGTAGATATTATTCCAAGAAGGTACAAATGGATTGATCTTCTTGAGGAGTTGATTAGTATGGAATCAGGGGAAGAATTTAAGAAGAAGTTTGTGATATTTGTGTGCGGATGCTTGCTGGCCCCAAGCAAAAGGGCTGAACATACTACGAAACTCTGGAGATGTTTGCATTCagttgaagaaattagaaatatGAATTGGGCAGAGTATGTTCGCATCAAGCTATGCTCGCAGTTACAAGATTTCCagctaaaaagaagaaaatatgtTGGAGGAtgtatttttttcttgatg GTATTCTATCTGGACCGTGTTAGCATCCTAAATCACCATGTACCTAGGACAATGCCACGTGTGAAGGCGTGGACTGATAGTGTAATCCAGGAAAGAATTAACATAGAGATGAATACCCACAGGCAGTACGGTTTTGGAAAG GTTGAGGCACAGTTTGATGATAATGTCAACACATGCCATGATGTCGTTGATTTGCGCGATGAGCTATTTGTCAGATTAGCAAACAGCGGCTTTGTAGATGTTGCg GCTGTGCTTGCTGCAATATCCAATATACCTCTGACCTTCCAAAGCAGGGTAGTAAATGTGGGTGAACTTCTCTGTGGTAAAAGTAGCACAGCGGTGCATCATGATTGTAGTAGATCAGAGGATATTTTATTGAATGGGAACAGAAGGAGCAAATTAACTGTGGGAGTGAAAAGAGCCAGGGCTGGGAAATCATTGGTTCAGCAGCAGTCATTTAATCAGTTTGAGAATGAAAATGACCTGGGTGTACAAAAATGggtgaataataatttggatACTGAAATACCATTTAAAGAAACAGCTGAAGATGTGCTCACATTTATCCCTgaaggaggagaagaagaagaagaagaagaagatttgACATTCACAGAGAAAAGCTCGCAAAAGAATGGAGAAGATTTGAGAAAACATGAGTTGAGACTGCTAGGTGATTTGCCAGTGCATGTACAAGAAATTCTGGGAGAGGATGCTTCGCTACCAAATGCTGAAGCAACTGTATATGCACCTGTGCCAACTGATGATGGTGTAAACTTGTCAGCACTGAAAACGCACCAGATGGATCTGCAAGTGGGCAATAACCAAGAAATAGAGGTGTCAGTAAAATCTCCCCTCACTGTAGAAAGTAGTCCAACTGAGATTATTGGTGTTGTGGATAAGATTGATGCTGTGGAGCtcattgaagaaaagaaaaacaacctCCAAAGCGTGATGGATTTCGTGATGCTTGAATGGAAGGATTTTGAAGGCCATGTAAAAATGATCCAGAATTCTATCAGTGGATTCTTCGGTGAACTTGAGTCTGGGGAGACGGACTTGAAGCCTGTTCAAGAATCAGCAAGTAAAAATTCTGAAGAACTCATTTCAAGGAGAAAGTGGGTTGAGAAGAGGTTTAAGAAActggatgaaaaagaaaaattgatccTAGAGCTTTTGCAAAAGGTAGAATTGGCACAAAACAAATTTGCTACTATTCGAAATTTTGTTggtgaaaaactggaaaatatTGCTTTTCAAGGGTAG